From a region of the Anoplopoma fimbria isolate UVic2021 breed Golden Eagle Sablefish chromosome 16, Afim_UVic_2022, whole genome shotgun sequence genome:
- the LOC129104531 gene encoding ASNSD1 upstream open reading frame protein-like, with protein MSSKIHSNEDNCEGTSALKEELNIKIKEQKVVVDELSNLKKNRKVYVQQRNSNIFFLADRGQTLGSCKKELDNMKKHLQDM; from the exons ATGTCTTCAAAGATTCACAGTAACGAAGATAATTGTGAAGGAACGTCTGCTCTTAAGGAGGAATTGAACATCAAG ATAAAGGAGCAGAAGGTTGTAGTGGACGAGCTCTCCAATCTGAAGAAAAACAGG aaagtCTACGTCCAGCAGAGGAACAGTAACATATTCTTCCTAGCAGACAGAGGTCAGACACTGGGTTCATGTAAAA agGAACTCGATAACATGAAAAAGCACCTGCAGGATATGTAA
- the slc40a1 gene encoding solute carrier family 40 member 1, which translates to MDTSGPKKTCCESVRDFFTSAKFLIYMGHALSTWGDRMWNFAVAVFLVELYGNSLLLTAVYGLVVAGSVLLLGAIIGDWVDKNPRLKVAQTSLVVQNSCVIVCGILLMVVFQFKEQLVELYNGWILTTCYILVITIANIANLASTATAITIQRDWVVVVAGQDSSKLADMNATVRIIDQLTNILAPMLVGQIMAFGSNFIGCGFISGWNLCSMCLEYALLWKVYQKTPALASKGGQKEQQQELKQLSPAKDSESGQRPEESSQPLMIETSVVAKPDSPKGHGCCYQMTEPLRTLKAGWVAYYNQNIFFAGMSLAFLYMTVLGFDCITTGYAYTQGLNGSVLSLLMGASAVSGICGTVAFTWVRKKCGLIRTGFISGTAQLSCLILCIVSVFAPGSPFDLSVSPFQDLYTHLFGEKLLPEMDHSLTSILTGLNATTAAPAEELPPLQSYMSVSLLFAGIIAARIGLWSFDLTVTQLIQENVIESERGVINGVQNSMNYLLDLLHFIMVILAPNPEAFGLLVIISVSFVAMGHIMYFGFAFKSLGSRLFLCCSPEQKMETVESLSLPTTV; encoded by the exons ATGGATACATCTGGACCTAAGAAGACATGCTGTG AGTCTGTCCGAGACTTCTTCACTTCGGCTAAATTCCTTATTTACATGGGACATGCTCTGTCCACATGG ggtGACCGAATGTGGAACTTTGCTGTGGCTGTTTTCCTGGTGGAGCTGTATGGGAACAGCCTGCTTCTCACTGCCGTGTACGGGCTGGTGGTGGCCggctctgtgctgctgctgggggCCATCATTGGGGACTGGGTGGACAAAAATCCCAGACTCAAAG TGGCCCAGACTTCGCTGGTCGTCCAGAACAGTTGCGTCATCGTGTGTGGGATCCTCCTGATGGTTGTTTTCCAGTTCAAAGAACAGCTTGTGGAGCTTTACAATGGATGGATTCTG accaCCTGCTACATTCTGGTGATCACCATCGCCAACATTGCCAACCTTGCCAGTACGGCTACAGCCATCACCATCCAGAGGGACTGGGTGGTGGTTGTGGCAGGTCAGGACAGCAGCAAGTTGGCAG ACATGAATGCCACAGTGCGGATTATCGACCAGCTGACCAACATCCTGGCTCCCATGTTGGTGGGCCAGATAATGGCCTTCGGCTCCAATTTCATTGGCTGCGGCTTTATCTCTGGCTGGAACCTGTGCTCCATGTGTCTGGAGTACGCGCTGCTGTGGAAGGTCTATCAGAAGACGCCGGCGTTAGCCTCGAAAGGCGGCCAGAAGGAGCAGCAACAGGAGCTCAAACAGCTCAGCCCGGCGAAAG ACTCGGAGAGCGGCCAGAGACCTGAAGAGTCGTCTCAGCCGCTGATGATTGAAACCTCAGTAGTGGCCAAGCCCGACTCTCCCAAGGGGCACGGCTGTTGCTACCAGATGACCGAACCGCTGCGCACCTTGAAGGCCGGCTGGGTGGCCTACTACAACCAGAACATATTCTTCGCTGGCATGTCCCTGGCTTTCCTCTACATGACGGTGCTTGGCTTCGACTGCATCACCACGGGGTACGCCTACACGCAGGGCCTCAACGGCTCGGTGCTGAGCCTTCTGATGGGGGCCTCGGCAGTGTCGGGCATCTGCGGCACCGTCGCCTTCACTTGGGTCCGCAAGAAGTGCGGCCTGATCCGCACGGGCTTCATCTCGGGCACGGCCCAGCTGTCCTGCCTCATTCTCTGTAttgtctctgtctttgctcCCGGGAGCCCCTTCGACCTCAGCGTCTCGCCCTTCCAGGACCTTTACACGCACCTGTTTGGAGAGAAGCTGCTGCCAGAGATGGACCACAGCCTCACCAGCATTCTTACCGGTTTGAATGCCACTACTGCTGCACCAGCTGAGGAGCTGCCACCATTGCAGTCCTACATGTCTGTTAGTCTGCTGTTTGCTGGCATAATTGCTGCTAGAATTG GCCTGTGGTCTTTTGACCTGACAGTGACCCAGCTCATCCAGGAGAATGTGATCGAGTCGGAGCGAGGTGTGATCAACGGCGTCCAGAACTCCATGAATTACCTCTTAGACCTGCTGCACTTCATCATGGTGATTCTGGCTCCGAACCCAGAGGCCTTCGGCCTGCTGGTCATCATCTCTGTGTCCTTCGTGGCCATGGGTCACATCATGTACTTTGGCTTTGCCTTCAAGAGTCTGGGCAGTCgcctcttcctctgctgctcgCCGGAGCAAAAGATGGAGACGGTAGAAAGCCTCTCACTTCCTACCACCGTCTAA
- the asnsd1 gene encoding asparagine synthetase domain-containing protein 1 yields MCGIFCLLSLSPTQCEWDKTVHEHLKRRGPNLSQDLTVRGTNPCYQCLFSANVLHMRGLLTPQPVQDNTGNVLVWNGEIFGGLPVMPEENDTAVVSQRLSSCDSPSEILSVLSTVRGPWGFVYYQKAGDYLWFGRDFFGRRSLLWKFDEDVNALTLTSVAARSSGPAQSAWQEVPAVGVYRIDLKAVTEAGSVTFEVYPWAHGGNDLDSIYSQTILESVPSGCTAVMNQSGLVLTSPVCPLNKSIPKSLNEEEIHPNSLLHVKDLEQLLASKEKNDEVNRLIDVLSEAVRRRVQSLPFKAQDNSPSNELASIAILFSGGIDSMILAALADRHIPAHQPIDLLNVAFKLQVPKKQKESAKRPGKHKNKPTQFKTDGADSQTSGPFDVPDRITGKAGLKELQDLNPERRWNFVEINVTKEELQEIRQERICHLVYPLDTVLDDSIGCAVWFAARGTGFIMEDSDQRPFTSSAKVILTGIGADEQLAGYSRHRVRFTVSGHEGLIQELEMELRRIPSRNLGRDDRVIGDHGKEARFPYLDEDVVSHLNSLPVWEKADLSLPRGVGEKLLLRLTAKQLGLGQSAVLPKRAMQFGSRIAKMEAHHEKASDKCTRLLTE; encoded by the exons ATGTGTGGCATCTTTTGTCTGCTGAGTCTGTCCCCCACTCAGTGTGAGTGGGACAAAACGGTTCATGAACATTTGAAGAGAAGAGGGCCCAACTTGAGCCAGGACCTCACAGTTCGAGGCACAAATCCCTGCTATCAGTGCCTGTTCTCTGCCAACGTTCTCCACATGAGAGGTCTTCTTACCCCTCAGCCAGTTCAAGACAACACTGGAAATGTCCTAGTGTGGAATGGGGAGATTTTCGGAGGTCTCCCAGTGATGCCAGAGGAGAATGACACTGCTGTTGTCTCTCAGCGGCTTTCGTCCTGTGACAGCCCTTCAGAGATTCTGTCAGTCCTGTCCACTGTACGAGGACCGTGGGGGTTTGTTTACTACCAAAAGGCCGGAGACTACCTCTGGTTTGGAAGAGACTTCTTTGGAAGGAGGAGTTTGTTGTGGAAATTTGATGAAGATGTCAACGCTTTGACCCTGACTTCTGTGGCAGCCCGCAGTTCTGGACCTGCTCAATCTGCTTGGCAGGAAGTCCCAGCAGTTGGTGTGTACAGGATTGACCTGAAGGCAGTAACAGAGGCCGGCTCAGTGACGTTTGAGGTTTATCCCTGGGCTCATGGGGGAAACGATCTTGACTCGATCTACAGTCAAACTATATTGGAGTCCGTCCCCAGCGGCTGCACTGCTGTGATGAACCAGTCCGGCCTCGTACTCACCTCACCCGTGTGCCCACTTAATAAATCCATCCCAAAGTCGTTAAATGAGGAAGAAATTCATCCAAACTCACTTTTACACGTTAAGGATCTGGAGCAGCTGCTTGCAAGCAAAGAGAAAAACGACGAAGTGAACCGTCTTATTGATGTTCTCAGCGAGGCAGTAAGGCGACGTGTTCAGTCTCTGCCGTTCAAAGCACAAGACAATTCTCCTTCTAATGAACTTGCTAGTATTGCCATACTCTTTTCCGGAGGTATCGATTCAATGATCCTGGCTGCCTTAGCTGACCGTCACATACCTGCTCATCAACCAATAGACCTTCTGAATGTAGCGTTTAAACTACAGGTGCCAAAGAAGCAGAAAGAGTCTGCAAAGAGACCCGGAAAGCACAAAAATAAGCCCACACAATTTAAGACCGACGGAGCCGATTCCCAAACATCCGGCCCCTTTGACGTTCCAGACAGAATCACTGGGAAAGCCGGTCTCAAGGAATTACAAGACTTGAATCCTGAGAGAAGATGGAATTTCGTTGAAATTAACGTAACAAAGGAAGAGCTGCAGGAAATCCGCCAGGAGCGCATTTGTCATTTGGTGTATCCGCTTGATACGGTGCTTGATGACAGCATTGGATGTGCTGTGTGGTTCGCAGCGAGAGGAACAGGGTTCATCATGGAGGACAGTGACCAGAGGCCCTTCACTTCATCTGCAAAG GTCATTTTGACAGGGATCGGAGCGGATGAGCAGCTTGCAGGTTACTCCAGACACAGAGTCCGATTTACAGTGTCCGGACACGAGGGACTGATCCAGGAACTGGAAATGGAGCTGCGCAGGATCCCTTCCAGGAATTTGGGCAGAGATGACAGAGTGATAGGGGACCACGGGAAAGAGGCTAG ATTTCCCTACTTGGACGAAGATGTGGTGAGCCACTTGAATTCTCTGCCCGTGTGGGAGAAGGCAGACCTGTCACTTCCTCGAGGTGTCGGGGAGAAACTCCTCCTGAGACTGACAGCGAAGCAGCTGGGCCTCGGCCAATCAGCCGTCCTGCCCAAGAGAGCCATGCAGTTTGGCTCCCGCATCGCAAAGATGGAGGCCCACCATGAAAAGGCCTCTGACAAATGCACAAGACTCCTCACTGAGTAG